A single genomic interval of Selenobaculum gibii harbors:
- a CDS encoding methylenetetrahydrofolate reductase produces the protein MTRVSVELVPRDKASIKEELELLKENFSGIDVINIPELLRYDIRSWEGAKIAQNYYENTMPHIRAIDIDLDKPLPMTEFLLENKINEVLVITGDPPQDMSRKIYPTVSTDVIRKFRDELPHIKVYAGIDQYRSSMRQEEYNIRRKIQAGAAGFFTQPFFDLRYMEMYAEMLDGREVYWGVSPVMSERSVNYWETKNNVIFPKNFVPTLEWNIDFAQKTFDFVRKNNTNIYFMPIKTNLLPYLTGAFSK, from the coding sequence ATGACTCGAGTTTCCGTTGAATTAGTTCCTCGTGACAAGGCTTCGATTAAAGAAGAATTAGAACTTTTAAAAGAGAATTTTTCTGGTATTGATGTAATTAATATCCCTGAACTATTGCGTTATGATATTAGAAGCTGGGAAGGGGCAAAGATTGCGCAAAATTATTATGAAAATACAATGCCGCATATTCGCGCCATCGATATTGATTTAGATAAACCGCTGCCAATGACGGAGTTCCTCCTTGAAAATAAAATTAATGAAGTGCTTGTCATTACGGGCGATCCGCCACAAGATATGTCACGAAAAATCTATCCGACAGTGAGTACGGATGTAATTAGAAAGTTTCGCGATGAATTGCCACATATTAAAGTTTATGCTGGAATAGATCAGTATCGCAGCAGTATGCGTCAAGAAGAGTACAACATTAGGCGAAAAATTCAAGCTGGTGCGGCAGGCTTTTTTACGCAACCTTTTTTCGATTTGCGGTATATGGAAATGTATGCGGAAATGCTAGATGGTAGAGAAGTATATTGGGGCGTATCGCCAGTGATGTCGGAGCGTTCGGTAAATTATTGGGAGACAAAAAACAATGTAATTTTCCCAAAAAACTTCGTTCCAACATTGGAGTGGAACATTGATTTTGCACAAAAGACTTTTGATTTTGTGCGTAAAAATAATACAAATATTTATTTTATGCCGATTAAGACGAATTTGTTGCCCTATTTAACAGGCGCATTTAGTAAATAA
- a CDS encoding sulfide/dihydroorotate dehydrogenase-like FAD/NAD-binding protein produces MYKILTKKELSQGVQLFEIEAPLIAKKAQPGQFVIVRIDEDGERIPLTIADFNRDKGTITIIFQEVGGSTKQLGDLNEGDSILDFVGPLGKATHIEKIGNVVCIGGGIGVAPVYPIARGMKQAGNHVVSIMGARNESILILEEEMNAVSDKVYITTDDGSKGHKGFVTDQLKMLIDSGLEISLVIAIGPVVMMRSVAETTRQYGIKTIVSLNPIMVDGTGMCGGCRVQVGNESKFACVDGPEFDAHQVDFNGLMSRQRMYKTQEAAHECQCEKQGKAKGGDGCQCHSH; encoded by the coding sequence ATGTATAAAATTCTTACAAAAAAAGAATTATCACAAGGTGTTCAATTGTTTGAAATTGAAGCGCCGTTAATTGCAAAAAAAGCACAACCGGGGCAGTTTGTCATTGTTCGTATTGATGAAGATGGAGAACGTATTCCATTAACAATTGCGGATTTTAATCGTGACAAAGGAACAATCACAATAATTTTCCAAGAAGTTGGCGGCTCAACAAAACAATTGGGCGATTTAAATGAAGGGGACAGTATTCTTGACTTTGTAGGTCCGCTCGGAAAAGCTACACATATTGAAAAAATAGGTAATGTAGTTTGCATTGGTGGTGGTATTGGAGTAGCACCTGTATATCCAATCGCAAGAGGAATGAAGCAAGCCGGAAATCATGTTGTTTCCATTATGGGCGCTAGAAATGAAAGCATCTTAATTCTTGAAGAGGAAATGAATGCAGTAAGTGATAAAGTTTATATCACAACAGATGATGGCTCAAAAGGGCATAAAGGATTTGTTACAGATCAATTGAAAATGTTAATTGATTCTGGTCTTGAGATTAGCTTGGTGATTGCAATTGGGCCTGTAGTCATGATGCGTAGCGTAGCAGAAACAACACGTCAATATGGAATAAAGACAATTGTTAGCTTGAATCCTATCATGGTAGATGGAACAGGCATGTGCGGTGGCTGTCGTGTTCAAGTTGGCAATGAAAGTAAGTTCGCCTGCGTAGATGGCCCTGAATTTGATGCACATCAAGTTGATTTTAATGGACTAATGTCGCGTCAACGTATGTATAAAACGCAAGAAGCTGCGCATGAATGCCAATGCGAAAAACAAGGAAAAGCTAAAGGAGGCGACGGTTGCCAATGTCACTCTCACTAA
- the gltA gene encoding NADPH-dependent glutamate synthase — protein MSLSLKKHAMPEQDAKARAKNFDEVALGYDAQTAIEEAKRCLGCKVPLCRKGCPVQVNIPEFIGHIKEGKFADAAAEIKMVNSLPAICGRVCPQEEQCEKHCILAKKGESVAIGRLERFVADYSMEKGEKLQTIEYADDAKKVAIIGSGPAGLAAAGDLAKMGYKVTIFEALHTAGGVLSYGIPEFRLPKEKIVKAEIDMLRQLGVEIVVNAVAGKLFTVDELLEEEFDAVFIATGAGLPHFMGIPGENLNGVYAANEFLTRCNLMKAYQFPNHATPIHVGKNVAVVGGGNVAMDAARTALRLGAEHVYIVYRRGEAELPARLEEVHHAKEEGIDFKLLNNPVAVIGNEQGWVTGLKCIRMELGEPDASGRRRPVAVEGSEFELAVDTVIIAIGQGPNPLIQSTTTGLDTNKRGNILADEETCATSKPGVFAGGDIVTGAATVILAMGAGKKAAKAIDEYLKNK, from the coding sequence ATGTCACTCTCACTAAAAAAACATGCAATGCCGGAACAAGATGCGAAAGCTCGGGCAAAGAATTTTGATGAAGTTGCATTAGGATATGATGCTCAAACGGCAATAGAAGAAGCAAAACGTTGCCTTGGTTGTAAGGTTCCATTATGTCGCAAAGGCTGCCCAGTTCAAGTAAATATTCCTGAATTTATTGGACATATCAAAGAAGGTAAATTCGCGGATGCTGCAGCTGAAATAAAAATGGTGAATAGTTTACCAGCGATTTGTGGACGTGTTTGCCCACAAGAAGAACAATGTGAAAAACATTGTATTTTAGCCAAAAAAGGTGAATCCGTTGCAATTGGACGTTTAGAGCGTTTTGTTGCTGATTATAGTATGGAAAAAGGCGAGAAACTACAGACGATTGAGTATGCTGATGATGCGAAAAAAGTTGCGATTATTGGCTCTGGCCCTGCTGGACTTGCGGCTGCTGGAGATTTGGCAAAAATGGGTTATAAAGTAACGATTTTTGAAGCACTTCATACTGCTGGTGGTGTATTGTCTTACGGTATTCCTGAATTTAGATTACCAAAAGAAAAAATCGTAAAAGCGGAAATTGATATGTTGCGCCAACTTGGTGTAGAGATTGTTGTCAATGCAGTTGCAGGCAAATTATTTACAGTTGATGAATTATTAGAAGAAGAATTCGATGCAGTATTTATTGCAACTGGTGCGGGATTACCACATTTTATGGGGATTCCTGGAGAAAATTTAAATGGTGTATATGCTGCAAATGAATTTTTGACGCGGTGTAACTTAATGAAAGCCTACCAATTCCCGAATCACGCGACTCCAATTCATGTTGGTAAAAATGTTGCTGTTGTTGGCGGTGGTAATGTTGCAATGGATGCAGCTCGCACAGCATTACGCCTTGGTGCTGAACATGTTTATATAGTATATCGTCGCGGTGAAGCGGAACTTCCAGCACGCTTAGAAGAAGTACATCACGCAAAAGAAGAAGGAATCGATTTCAAATTACTGAACAATCCAGTCGCTGTTATTGGCAATGAACAAGGCTGGGTAACAGGATTAAAGTGCATTCGCATGGAACTTGGCGAACCTGACGCATCTGGGCGTCGTCGTCCGGTGGCAGTGGAAGGTTCTGAGTTTGAATTAGCTGTAGATACAGTAATTATTGCAATTGGTCAAGGTCCAAATCCATTAATTCAATCCACGACAACAGGGCTTGATACAAATAAACGTGGGAATATCCTTGCTGACGAAGAAACTTGTGCAACGAGTAAACCGGGCGTATTTGCTGGCGGTGATATCGTAACAGGTGCGGCAACAGTAATTCTTGCAATGGGTGCAGGGAAAAAAGCGGCAAAAGCTATTGATGAATATTTAAAAAATAAATAA
- a CDS encoding TonB-dependent receptor domain-containing protein — MNEEVTEAKEPVVLASTDSELDSYTLDTVTVEAKRPDWESKLSPGTVTVIRPDDYKGEQKTLPELLKMVPGVHVREVNGKGQYTTVTVRGSTSAQVGVFVDGVLFNLGGDAAADISTIPVQNVERIEVYRGYVPARFGGTYMGGVINIVTKRPTKANIDASVGKSSYDGFQGALQIDAPLGSGSIMFGLNRDQSDGDFKYTNKSVDTSLYDGYVKKLKDYTHQTDGNGKIRLDRMVSTLQANGYDTLNAYSGLTQDNLRITLATDPNFYAALNKASEQLRPINNAHANYIGYFKSYIDNIRLYQKDIDSTSTTDRWRKTNDYKNTDAILKWQDDHWLAKYTWKKIDRHYPFPLNANYGNIPNIDLPGYLDPIYNYRHQDITSKETLIGRRDTVGNLEWGWSVNYLDQTKRYAVDDWQEKEKVDTTVNWRSPNYYWSQYDMDKLGFKIDGTYKIGDKHLFEFLIDTSKEKMDMDGWRLKQYQQATISVFKRWRTYYEQKLFNAQIQDTITLNEKGDFWLTPSIRYNRSNIYGLSNGYDQNSDPQNIKWLHQADDQTDSKTTWQLALKKQVNDNLTLRATGGTYFRLLNMYEIAGDGAGILPMPNIGGSDSIFPRPEEGSQWDFSAIWDGQIFGTESSKIQLTYFGRDSKRMLQLGTWNNFFFVYTNAASAKVNGLEIQADLSWKKWDLNLQGTYTKPKDVIYDLSKLPGAGYWGNNGVFPGYLTYQPEWEGTMRLTYRPSTQWGIFGQLRYVDRMRTSLYNDGAAGEQSSLTTLDLGVKYKPNTNTQIIIGVNDLLNKANDMYQTNPFYPNWEASNIQYPIQGRTYYATLQYNF, encoded by the coding sequence ATGAATGAAGAAGTAACAGAAGCAAAAGAACCAGTAGTATTGGCAAGTACAGATAGTGAGCTAGATAGTTATACGTTAGATACGGTTACCGTTGAAGCAAAACGCCCTGACTGGGAATCAAAATTATCGCCAGGCACAGTGACGGTTATTCGCCCGGATGATTATAAGGGCGAGCAGAAAACACTGCCGGAACTTCTCAAAATGGTACCGGGGGTACATGTAAGAGAAGTAAATGGGAAAGGGCAATATACGACAGTCACGGTTCGTGGGTCAACCTCGGCGCAGGTTGGTGTCTTTGTCGATGGCGTATTATTCAATCTCGGTGGCGATGCGGCGGCGGATATCTCGACTATTCCTGTCCAAAATGTCGAACGAATTGAAGTATATCGTGGCTATGTACCGGCAAGGTTTGGTGGCACCTATATGGGAGGCGTAATCAATATCGTAACGAAACGCCCAACGAAAGCCAATATCGATGCATCCGTTGGTAAAAGTTCCTACGATGGGTTCCAAGGTGCTTTACAGATCGATGCTCCACTAGGTTCTGGCAGTATTATGTTTGGACTCAATCGCGACCAAAGTGATGGTGATTTTAAATATACGAATAAATCGGTAGATACTAGCCTTTATGACGGATATGTTAAAAAATTAAAAGATTATACGCATCAAACCGATGGGAACGGAAAAATACGATTAGATCGGATGGTTTCGACTTTACAAGCGAATGGATATGATACTCTAAATGCTTATTCTGGGCTGACCCAAGATAACCTTCGAATAACGCTTGCAACCGATCCTAATTTTTATGCAGCGTTAAATAAAGCGTCGGAACAATTGCGCCCAATTAATAATGCCCATGCAAATTATATCGGATATTTTAAAAGTTATATTGATAATATAAGGCTTTACCAGAAAGACATAGATTCAACGAGTACAACAGATCGTTGGCGTAAAACGAATGATTACAAAAATACGGATGCAATTTTAAAATGGCAGGATGATCATTGGCTGGCAAAATACACTTGGAAGAAAATTGACCGTCATTATCCTTTCCCGCTGAATGCGAATTATGGAAATATACCTAATATAGATTTGCCAGGATATCTTGACCCAATCTATAACTACCGTCATCAGGACATTACCAGCAAAGAAACGTTAATTGGACGGCGTGATACAGTTGGCAATTTAGAATGGGGGTGGAGTGTAAACTATCTCGACCAGACTAAACGCTATGCAGTAGACGATTGGCAGGAAAAAGAAAAGGTCGATACGACGGTGAATTGGCGTTCGCCAAACTATTACTGGAGCCAATATGACATGGATAAATTAGGCTTTAAAATTGATGGAACTTATAAAATCGGCGATAAGCATCTGTTCGAGTTTTTAATTGATACTTCAAAAGAAAAGATGGATATGGATGGTTGGCGGTTAAAACAATATCAACAAGCTACGATAAGTGTCTTTAAACGGTGGCGTACCTATTATGAACAGAAGCTGTTCAATGCCCAGATTCAAGATACGATTACTTTAAACGAGAAAGGTGATTTTTGGTTGACGCCAAGTATTCGCTATAATCGATCAAATATCTATGGGCTGAGCAATGGTTACGATCAAAACTCCGATCCGCAGAATATTAAATGGCTGCATCAGGCGGATGACCAGACGGATAGTAAAACAACTTGGCAGCTAGCGCTGAAAAAGCAGGTCAATGACAATTTAACACTTCGTGCAACGGGAGGTACATATTTTAGACTACTGAATATGTATGAAATCGCCGGTGATGGTGCAGGCATTTTACCCATGCCAAATATTGGAGGGAGTGATAGCATTTTTCCTCGCCCGGAAGAGGGGTCACAATGGGATTTTTCCGCCATTTGGGATGGACAAATTTTCGGCACGGAAAGCAGCAAAATTCAACTGACGTATTTTGGTCGTGATTCCAAGCGGATGCTGCAGCTAGGCACCTGGAATAATTTCTTTTTCGTTTATACCAATGCGGCATCGGCAAAAGTGAATGGCTTAGAGATTCAAGCGGATTTATCCTGGAAGAAATGGGACTTAAACTTGCAAGGAACTTATACGAAGCCGAAAGATGTTATCTATGATTTGAGTAAATTGCCGGGGGCTGGTTATTGGGGAAATAATGGTGTATTCCCTGGTTATCTGACTTATCAACCGGAATGGGAAGGAACGATGCGGCTGACTTATCGTCCGAGTACCCAGTGGGGGATTTTTGGTCAACTTCGGTATGTAGATAGAATGCGTACTTCTCTCTATAATGATGGAGCTGCTGGAGAACAGTCCTCGTTGACGACTTTGGATTTAGGTGTGAAGTATAAGCCGAATACGAATACACAAATTATCATCGGGGTCAATGATCTCCTTAATAAAGCGAATGATATGTATCAAACGAATCCATTTTATCCGAATTGGGAAGCGTCAAATATCCAGTATCCAATCCAAGGGCGTACTTACTACGCAACTTTGCAATACAATTTTTAA